Proteins from a genomic interval of Clostridium sp. M62/1:
- a CDS encoding DUF3852 domain-containing protein, with the protein MKLLLITAALAACVLSIPAYAASGDVAGAIEGTWDTASEQIKTVVNNVVFPAIDLILAVFFFGKLGTAYFDYRKHGQFEWAGPAILFACLVFTLTAPMYVWQILGM; encoded by the coding sequence ATGAAACTGCTCCTCATCACTGCTGCACTGGCTGCCTGTGTGCTTAGCATTCCGGCTTATGCGGCATCGGGTGATGTTGCCGGAGCAATCGAAGGGACTTGGGATACGGCATCCGAACAGATCAAAACCGTGGTAAACAATGTCGTGTTTCCCGCAATTGATTTAATCCTGGCGGTATTTTTCTTTGGGAAACTCGGCACCGCATATTTTGATTACCGAAAGCATGGGCAGTTTGAATGGGCCGGCCCTGCGATCCTGTTTGCGTGCCTGGTCTTTACTCTTACCGCGCCGATGTATGTATGGCAGATCTTGGGGATGTGA
- a CDS encoding DUF4259 domain-containing protein, protein MKVGCWGITAFESDAGLDAVDLIRENLPDDGKMNLKTMIQLLQEDGWCSPQDVTDGDSHSSPMALAEIIVKFRNKDMTGLDADLYATKGRKFAFMTSFTADKESIGWLQGYLTDTLKYSRENAARGRKWNGWFKEKDWNNWQNHMECLIRHMDELLSTPEDTIELIQPETQEMSGLTGRNNGISDMRIT, encoded by the coding sequence ATGAAGGTGGGATGCTGGGGAATTACAGCTTTTGAGTCTGATGCGGGACTGGATGCGGTGGATTTAATCCGAGAAAATTTGCCTGACGATGGGAAAATGAACCTGAAAACCATGATCCAGTTATTGCAGGAAGATGGATGGTGTTCTCCACAGGACGTAACCGATGGGGACAGCCATAGCAGCCCGATGGCATTGGCAGAAATTATTGTGAAATTTCGGAATAAAGACATGACGGGGCTGGATGCTGATCTTTATGCGACGAAAGGCAGGAAGTTTGCTTTTATGACATCGTTTACAGCTGACAAAGAGTCCATCGGATGGCTTCAGGGTTATCTGACAGATACGCTTAAATACAGCCGGGAGAATGCTGCCAGGGGAAGGAAATGGAATGGATGGTTTAAAGAAAAGGACTGGAACAACTGGCAAAACCATATGGAATGTCTCATCCGGCACATGGATGAACTTCTTTCGACACCGGAAGATACGATTGAACTGATCCAACCAGAAACGCAGGAGATGAGTGGGCTGACAGGAAGAAATAATGGGATTTCCGACATGAGGATAACGTAG